From Microbacterium rhizosphaerae:
GAGAATGACGGACAGGTACAGCCACGTGTGCTTGTCCCACGCATACTTGCCCTTGCGCCAGTTGTAGCCGGGCAGTCTGAACGAGTTCGTCCGGGTCGAAAGAGCCATCGTCGCCTCCTTGAAGAGATCCATCGTCGGATGCCGCCGAATCAGCGGGTGATCACAGCGTGCGCGCCCTCTGCGGGCGCGCCGAGTTGTGGTCGTATTGGTCCCGGCGCGGTCGTGTCGCATCGGCGCCTCATGTGGTCGGATGGGTCGTGACGGGCTCGGAGGGAGCGGCGCGATGACGGGTCGGCGACGAGCGACGAGCGCGGCGACGCGCGTCGTCGTCGTGCTGCTGGGCGCCGTCGTCATCGTCGGCGCGCTCGTGGCCCTGCTGCTCGTGATCGACGCGCAACGGTCGGTGCGGGCCGAGGCCGAGCGGGTGACGCGGGCGCTCGCCTCGACGATCGCGACGACGGATGCCGTGCAGCAGGCGCTGCCGGGACCCGACGCATCCGCCCGACTGCAGTCCTACGCGGAGCGGGTCACCGCGCGGTCGGGGGTGGATTTCATCACGATCATGACGCCGGACGGCATCCGGGTGACCCACCGGGATCCGGCGGAGATCGGCAAGCACTACATCGGCACCATCCCCACGGGCGAGCAGACGCTCACAGAGGAATACTCCGGCACCCTCGGTCCCTCGGTCCGCACGATCACGCCCGTCGTGTCGGACGGACGCCTCGTCGGATGGGTGTCCGTCGGCGTGACGGTCGAGTCCCTCGCCTCGGCGCTCGCCCCACGCCTGCCGTTCGCGATCGTCATCGCACTCGCCGTGGTCGCGGCCGGCGTGCTCGGCGCCCTCGTGGCCGGTCGGGCGACCAGGCGCGTGACCGGCGACCTCCCGGCCGGCAGCGTGCGGGATGCGGTCTCGTCGTACGAGTCGGTCCGCACGCTCGGCGAAGCGCTGCGCGCGCAGACGCACGAGCACGGCAACCGCATGCACACCGCGGTCGCACTCATGGAGCTCGGCCGCACCGACGAAGCGATCGAGCTGCTCACCGAGACCGCCCGCTCCAGCCAGGACCTCGTCGACAAGGTCGTCGCCAGCGACGGCGACCCGACCGTCGCTGCGCTGCTGCTCGGCAAGGCGGCCCAGGCCGCCGAACGCGGAGTCGAGTGGACCGTCGACATGCAGCCCGGCATCCCTCGCACCGCCCTCGGCGCGGTCGACGCGGTGTCGCTCGTGGGCAACCTGGTCGACAACGCGATCGACGCGGCGGCGGCAGGCCAGCCGCCCCGCTGGGTGCGGGTGGGAGTCGCCTCGGCTCCGCAGGGCGATGTCGTGCTCACCGTCGCCGACAGCGGCACGGGGGTTGCGGACGACCTCAGAGACCGCATCTTCGAGCACGGCTTCAGCACGAAGCCCGCGGGCAAGGCCGGACGCGGCGTCGGGCTCGCCCTCGTGCGCGCGATCACCGAGGCGGCAGGCGGCACGATCGAGCTCGGCATGCATCCGACCACGTTCCGCGTCACCCTGCCCGCCCAGGGGGCCCGGCGATGATCCACGTGCTGATCGTCGACGACGAGCGCCTGACCCGCGAGCTCCACCGCGAGTACATCGCACGGCTGCCCGGCTTCGAGGTCGTGGCCGAATGCGACGGCGCCCGCGCCGCGCTCACCGCCGTGTTCGACACTCCGCCCCCGGGCGGGATCGACCTCGTGCTGCTCGACATGACGATGCCCGACGGCCACGGTCTGGACGTCGCGCGTCACATCCGGGCGCGCGCCGCCGACGTCGACATCATCGCGATCACGGGCGTGCGCGATGCCGACGTCGTGCGCGCCGCGGTGGGGCTCGGCGCCGTGCAGTACCTCGTCAAGCCGTTCTCGTTCCCCGCCTTCCGC
This genomic window contains:
- a CDS encoding sensor histidine kinase, with the protein product MTGRRRATSAATRVVVVLLGAVVIVGALVALLLVIDAQRSVRAEAERVTRALASTIATTDAVQQALPGPDASARLQSYAERVTARSGVDFITIMTPDGIRVTHRDPAEIGKHYIGTIPTGEQTLTEEYSGTLGPSVRTITPVVSDGRLVGWVSVGVTVESLASALAPRLPFAIVIALAVVAAGVLGALVAGRATRRVTGDLPAGSVRDAVSSYESVRTLGEALRAQTHEHGNRMHTAVALMELGRTDEAIELLTETARSSQDLVDKVVASDGDPTVAALLLGKAAQAAERGVEWTVDMQPGIPRTALGAVDAVSLVGNLVDNAIDAAAAGQPPRWVRVGVASAPQGDVVLTVADSGTGVADDLRDRIFEHGFSTKPAGKAGRGVGLALVRAITEAAGGTIELGMHPTTFRVTLPAQGARR
- a CDS encoding response regulator, with amino-acid sequence MIHVLIVDDERLTRELHREYIARLPGFEVVAECDGARAALTAVFDTPPPGGIDLVLLDMTMPDGHGLDVARHIRARAADVDIIAITGVRDADVVRAAVGLGAVQYLVKPFSFPAFRDRLEQYADYRRRMVEAAGPATQAEIDALLGSLRPVGAADLPKGLSAATLELVAATLRGGEPLSAAETAERLGMSRVAARRYLEHLANAGRLDRSPRYGTPGRPITEYVWVR